The Streptomyces sp. TLI_105 DNA segment CGGTGACGACCAGCCCGGTCACGTGCACGCGTCGACCCCACCCGGGCCGCTGAGTCCCACCCCAGCCGTACGCGCAGCGACGCCTGACGGCATCGGCCGACGACGGCCCTCGCGCCGGATGACCCAAGGGACCGTCCCGATGAGCGCTGACCGCTCGGTGACGCAGCTCACGTGGGACCCGAGTGCACGTTCCGGCCGTACCGCTCGTCTTGAAGGGTGTCAGGTGCCCTGGTGTCGGGGAGACGCACAGGACCCGAAGCCCGTACGAGAGGAGCCGGTCTTGTCCGCCGTCATCGAGCAGGCCGTGCAGGCCCGTCTGGTCGCGTCCGCTCCCCGGATGGAGACCGTCCCCGCCACGCTGCGGTACGACCGGGAGGATCCGTACGCCGTGAGCATGGCCTTCCCGCCGCCGGCGACGCTGGAGGGCGTCGAGGTCTCCTGGGCCTTCGCGCGCGAGCTGCTCGTGCAGGGGGTCGAGCGCCCGGCCGGGGTCGGCGACGTGCGGCTGCGCCCGTACGGCTACGACCGCACGGTGGTCGAGTTCCACGCCCCGGAGGGGGTGGCCATGGTCCACGTGCGGACCTCCGAGCTGCGCCGCTTCCTGGAGCGCTCGCAGCACCTGGTGCCGGCGGGACGCGAGCACCAGTACCTGGACTGGGACCAGGACCTCGCGGAGCTGCTCCGCGAGCACCCGTGAGGACCCGCCGCGTAAATCGTTTGCGGGTCTCCCGGACCGGGTCGTACGGTCCGTACTGACCTTGTCGTCGCCCGATCGGAGAAGGACGTTGCTCGTCTGAGGTTGCGAGACACCGAGCCGCGCGTGCCCCCTGTGCCGCGTCGTGCCGTTCTCGACCTCGGCGTACGAGCCGTTCTCCACTACTGCCCGCGCCCCGGTGTCTCCTCGCGTTGCCCATTTCCACGCTCGCGCGACCGGGAGGCCTCCATGGCACATCACCCCACCTTCATCACCTGTTCCGCCCTCTCCTTCTCCTGGCCCGACGGCACCGAGGTCCTCGACGACTTCCGGCTCTCGATCGGTCCCGGCCGCACCGGGCTCGTCGGGCTCAACGGCTCCGGCAAGTCCACGCTCCTGAAGCTGATCGCGGGCGAACTGACGCCCGCGTCCGGCACCGTCCGGGTCACCGGTGAGCTGGGGTACCTCCCGCAGAACCTGGTCCTGGACACCTCGCGGCGGGTGGACGAGATCCTCGGCATCGCCGGCAAGCGGGCCGCCCTCCACGCCATCGAGGCGGGCGACGCCGCGGAGGAGCACTTCACCGCCCTCGGCGACGACTGGGACGTCGAGGAGCGGGCCCGGGCCGTCCTCGACCAGCTCGGACTCGACCAGGTCGACCTGGACCGGACCGTGGGCGAGATCTCGGGCGGCGAGTCCGTGCTGCTGCGCCTCGCCGCGCTGCTGCTCGCCCGGCCCGACGTGCTGCTGCTCGACGAGCCCACCAACAACCTGGACCTGCACGCCCGCGCCCGGCTGTACGAGGCGGTGGAGAAGTGGTCGGGGGTCCTGGTCGTGGTCAGCCACGACCGGGAACTCCTGGAGCGGGTCGACCAGATCGCCGATCTGCGCGACGGCGAGGTCGCCTGGTACGGCGGCAACTGGACCGCGTACGAGACGGCGCTCGCCGCCGAACAGGAGGCGGCGGAGCGGATGGTGCGGGTCGCCGAGGCCGATGTGCAGCGCCAGAAGCGCGAACTCTCCGACACCCAGGTGAAGTTGGCGCGCCGCAAGCGGTACGGGCAGAAGAGCTTCGAGAACAAGGTCGCCTCCAAGATCGTGGCGAACAGCCAGAAGCGCAACGCCCAGGTCACGGCCGGCAAGCAGCGCACCCTGCACGCCGAGCGCCTCTCGGAGGCGCGGGAGCGGCTCGACGCGGCGGTGGAAGCGGTACGGGACGACGACGAGATCCGTGTCGAGCTGCCCCGCACCTCGGTGCCGCCGGGTCGCGAGGTGCTGCACCTGCGGGACCTGGAACTGCGTCACGGGACCCGGGTCGCCGGCGCGTTCGAGCTGCGCGGCCCGGAGCGGATCGCCCTGGTCGGCCGGAACGGCGCCGGGAAGACGACGCTGCTCCGGACGATCGCCGGGGAGTTGGAGCCACTGGCGGGCGAGACGGACGCGCGGGTGCCGCTGCGCTTCCTGCCGCAGCGGCTCGACGTGCTCGACGACGGGCTGAGCGTGGTGGAGAACGTGGCGCGCTTCGCACCCGCGGCGACGGCGAACACGATCAGGGCGCGCCTCGCCCGGTTCCTGTTCCGAGGGGCGCGGGCGGATCAGCCCGTCGGCACCCTGTCGGGCGGGGAGCGGTTCCGGGCGACGCTCGCCGCGCTGCTCCTCGCGGAGCCGGCCCCGCAGCTGCTGATGCTGGACGAACCGACGAACAACCTGGACATGGCGTCGGTGCGGAAGCTGACGGCGGCCCTGGAGGCCTACGAGGGGGCGCTGATCGTGGCGAGCCACGACGTGGCGTTCCTCGAGTCGCTGGGGATCATCCGCTGGCTGCTGCTCGACGGCGGACTGCGGCCGACGACGGCGGAGGAGATCAGGGGGACGGCCCCGAACCCTCGCCGGAGCGAGGTCCAGGGCCTGACGGCGGGGTGAGCCCGGACCCGGCTCCCCCGCCGGGGAGAACCGGGTCCGGGGGGCGAGGGCCGGAGTGAGCACCGGCGGGGTTCCCTCGCCGGGGGGGCGGTGGCCGGGGCGGGCCCCCGGCCACCGCCTGCTCTGTGGCGTCGGGCATCTGCGCTGTGTAGTCGGCCGCTTGGCCCTCCACGGCCGACCTGGACGTGACCTGCGTCTCCGGCGCCCCGCCGGAGCTGCACGCATAACGGAACGTAACCGGACATCGCCGGGACGGGCTTGGCCGACGCCTTACGGAGGCTTAACCTACGGTCTCGTAACCTACGAATCCGTAGGTATGCCCGTATCCCCTCCGTCCCCAGGAGTTCCCTTGACGCTCACCTCTCACTCCCTCGGCAGCTCGGCAGGGTGGACCGACGCACGGCTGCTCTACGCGCTCGAAGAGGTCGTGGAGAAGGAGCTCAACCGGCACCTGAAGGTCACCAAGGACTGGATGCCGCACGAGTACGTGCCGTGGTCCGACGGCCGCAACTTCCCCGGCTTCTTCGAGGACGGCGAGGCCTGGGAGCCGTCGCAGTCCAAGGTCACCGAGGTCGGCAAGATCGCCCTCGTCGTCAACCTGCTCACCGAGGACAACCTCCCGAGCTACCACCACGAGATCGCCAGCCTCTTCGGCCGCGACGGCGCCTGGGGCACCTGGGTGCACCGCTGGACCGCGGAGGAGGGCCGGCACGGCATCGTGATGCGCGACTACCTGCTCGCCTCCCGCGCCGTCGACCCGGACAAGCTGGAGCAGTTCCGGATGGCGCACATGAGCGAGGGCTTCGAGTCCGACAACCGGCACTCGATGCTGCACTCCGTCGCGTACGTGGCCTTCCAGGAGCTCGCCACCCGCATCTCGCACCGCAACACCGGCCACCAGTCCGGCGACCCGGTCTGCGACCGGATGCTCTCCCGCATCGCCACCGACGAGAACCTGCACATGGTCTTCTACCGCAACCTGCTGGGCGCGGCCTTCGAGATCGCCCCCGACCTGACCATGCAGGCCGTGCGGGACGTCGTGGTCAACTTCCGGATGCCCGGACACGGCATGCCGGGCTTCGAGCGGGCGGCCGCGCAGATGGCGATCGGCGAGATCTACAACATGCGCATCCACCACGACGACGTCCTCCAGCCCGTCCTGCGCTTCCTCAAGGTCCTCCAGATCGAGGGCCTCGGCCCGGACGGCCTGCGCGCCCAGGAGGAGCTGGGGCTCTACATGAACGGGCTGGACAGCGAGGCGAGCAAGTTCGACGAGAAGCTCGCGGCCCGCAAGGCCCGGATGGCCGCGCGCGCGGCCGGCTGAGCCACCCGCCCCTCAGGAGCTGCCGACCCCTCAGCCGCCGCCCGCTCCTCAGGAGCCGTCCGGCGGCTTCGAGCCGTCCCGCCCGTGCGGCCGGTGCGGCCGAGGAGTCCGGCGCGGCCGAGGAGTCCGGCGCGGCCGAGGAGTCCGGCGGCTCAGCGGCTCCGTCGCTTGAGCCGCCCGCGCTCCTTCTCGGAGAGCCCGCCCCACACCCCGAACCGCTCGTCGTGGGTGAGGGCGTACTCCAGGCACGCCAGGCGCCCCTCGCACGCCCCGCACAGCTGCTTCGCCTCGCGCGTCGAGGAGCCGGGGGCCGGGAAGAAGAACTCCGGGCCGGCCTGGGCGCACAGGGCGTTCTCGCGCCAGGAGAGGTCGGGGGCGGTCAGCACGTCGGTATCCGTCTGCATGACCGACAGCTTGCCCAAGGACCGTAAACACGCCATCAACGTTCGATCAATGGCGGATACCCGGCGCCGGGCCCCGGCCCTCGGCGCGGCGGTGCCGGCCGGAACCCCGCCGAGGCCGCCGCGCCCCGGCTCGGCTCCCATGATGCGGGACCGCCCGTGAACAGAGTGTTTCCGACCTCGTCCGGAGCCCGATTCGGCTCCCGCCATGTGGGAGCGTGGGAGCCCGATCACCCACGGGGAGCGAACCCTATGACGACCGAGGCCGGCATCGTCCGACCCCCGGCGGGCGCCCAGGCGGTCCGCCGCGCGCTGGACGTGCTGCACTGCTTCCACGACAACGGGCCCGACCTGAGCGCCTCCGACCTCGCGCGCCGGCTCGGGCTCTCCACCTCGACGGCGCACCGGCTGGCCCGCACCCTGCTCGGCGCGGGCTTCCTGGAGCAGGACGCCCGGACCGCGCGCTACCGGCTCGGTCCGGCGATGACCGAGCTGGGCCGGCTCTCGTACCACCAGCGGGGGCTGCACCGGGCCGCGCCCGAGCTGTCCGATCTCGCCGAGCGGACGGGGGCGACGGCCGATCTGGCGCTGCGCAGCGGCCCGCACGCGGTGATCGTGGCGGGTGGTCCGGTGACCCCGATGGCGGGGTTGCGCCGACCGCTGCACTCGACGGCGCTCGGGAAGGTGCTCCTCGCGTGGCCCCGCGCGGGCGAGGGCGGTCCGCGCCCGCTGCCGTCGCCGCACGCGCCCACGGAGCGGTCCGTCGTCGAACCGCCCGCCCTGGCGGCCGAGTTGGCACGTGTACGGGAGGCGGGGTACGCCCTCCACGACGGCGATGCGGCCCACGGGGGCCGGACGGTGGCCGTGCCGGTGCTGGAGCGCGCGGGGCACGCCCGGTTCGCGCTCGCGGTGCGTGGGGCCCCCGAGCTGATCACCGACGCGCGGCTCGACTGGTACCTGGCGCAGGCGCGGGCCTGCGCACGGGCCCTGGAGGTGCTGCTGCTCGCCCCGGCGGAGCGGCGGGAGCCGGGAGAGCGGGTCGGGTAGCGCCCGTCGCCGCACGGAAATATCCGCACGGTCGTGCGTTCAGTACGATGGGGTCATGAGCGGCAGCGCCGGGAGCGGCACCGGGACCAAGACGGACGGACGCGTCGAGCGGGGCAACCAGACGCGGCGCCTCGTCCTCGGCCGGACGATGGACATCGCCTCGGTCGAGGGGCTCGAAGGCCTCTCCCTGGGACGGATCGCGACCGAGCTGGAGCTGAGCAAGAGCGGCGTCTTCGCGCTCTTCGGCTCCAAGGAGGAGCTCCAGCTCGCCACCGTCAGGGCCGCCGTCGCCGTCTTCGCCGGCCGCGTCGTCGCCCCGCTGGAGGACCTGCCGCCGGGCGCGCGGCGGGTGCGCGAACTGTGCCGGAACTGGCTCGCGTACTCCGCGGAGCGGGTCTTCGCGGGCGGCTGCTTCTTCTACGCGGTCTCGGCCGAGTTCGACGCCCGTACGGGCCCGGTGCACGACGCCGTCGCCGGGACCCGCCGCGACTGGACCGCGTACGTGGAGGGGGCCCTGACGCAGGCGCGTGCCGTCGGGGAGTTCGTCGAGGACCTGGACGTGGAGCAGCTGGCCTTCGAGGTGATCGCCCTCATGGAGGCGGCCAACGCCCGGTCCGTGCTGTTCGGCGACCCCGGCTCGTACGCCCGCGCCGAGCGGGGCATCACGGCCCGCCTGTTCACCTCGGCCACGGACAAGGGCCGGGCGGCGCTCGCCGATCCGGCCTGAGCGGACGCCCCGAGGCCCCCGCGACGGGCGCCGATCCGGCCTGACCGGACGCCCCGACGGCTCCCTCTCGACGGGCCCCTCTCACGACGCCGTCGAGCCGACGCCCTCGCGCGTGTCGGCCGTCCGTTCCGTGGCGGCGCCCGCCGTCGCGAACTCCACCGCCTCGGCCACGACATCGGCGTCCGCGAGGATGCGGCGGTGGCCGAGGCCCCGGGT contains these protein-coding regions:
- a CDS encoding SsgA family sporulation/cell division regulator, whose protein sequence is MSAVIEQAVQARLVASAPRMETVPATLRYDREDPYAVSMAFPPPATLEGVEVSWAFARELLVQGVERPAGVGDVRLRPYGYDRTVVEFHAPEGVAMVHVRTSELRRFLERSQHLVPAGREHQYLDWDQDLAELLREHP
- a CDS encoding ABC-F family ATP-binding cassette domain-containing protein translates to MAHHPTFITCSALSFSWPDGTEVLDDFRLSIGPGRTGLVGLNGSGKSTLLKLIAGELTPASGTVRVTGELGYLPQNLVLDTSRRVDEILGIAGKRAALHAIEAGDAAEEHFTALGDDWDVEERARAVLDQLGLDQVDLDRTVGEISGGESVLLRLAALLLARPDVLLLDEPTNNLDLHARARLYEAVEKWSGVLVVVSHDRELLERVDQIADLRDGEVAWYGGNWTAYETALAAEQEAAERMVRVAEADVQRQKRELSDTQVKLARRKRYGQKSFENKVASKIVANSQKRNAQVTAGKQRTLHAERLSEARERLDAAVEAVRDDDEIRVELPRTSVPPGREVLHLRDLELRHGTRVAGAFELRGPERIALVGRNGAGKTTLLRTIAGELEPLAGETDARVPLRFLPQRLDVLDDGLSVVENVARFAPAATANTIRARLARFLFRGARADQPVGTLSGGERFRATLAALLLAEPAPQLLMLDEPTNNLDMASVRKLTAALEAYEGALIVASHDVAFLESLGIIRWLLLDGGLRPTTAEEIRGTAPNPRRSEVQGLTAG
- a CDS encoding acyl-ACP desaturase — its product is MTLTSHSLGSSAGWTDARLLYALEEVVEKELNRHLKVTKDWMPHEYVPWSDGRNFPGFFEDGEAWEPSQSKVTEVGKIALVVNLLTEDNLPSYHHEIASLFGRDGAWGTWVHRWTAEEGRHGIVMRDYLLASRAVDPDKLEQFRMAHMSEGFESDNRHSMLHSVAYVAFQELATRISHRNTGHQSGDPVCDRMLSRIATDENLHMVFYRNLLGAAFEIAPDLTMQAVRDVVVNFRMPGHGMPGFERAAAQMAIGEIYNMRIHHDDVLQPVLRFLKVLQIEGLGPDGLRAQEELGLYMNGLDSEASKFDEKLAARKARMAARAAG
- a CDS encoding WhiB family transcriptional regulator encodes the protein MQTDTDVLTAPDLSWRENALCAQAGPEFFFPAPGSSTREAKQLCGACEGRLACLEYALTHDERFGVWGGLSEKERGRLKRRSR
- a CDS encoding IclR family transcriptional regulator is translated as MTTEAGIVRPPAGAQAVRRALDVLHCFHDNGPDLSASDLARRLGLSTSTAHRLARTLLGAGFLEQDARTARYRLGPAMTELGRLSYHQRGLHRAAPELSDLAERTGATADLALRSGPHAVIVAGGPVTPMAGLRRPLHSTALGKVLLAWPRAGEGGPRPLPSPHAPTERSVVEPPALAAELARVREAGYALHDGDAAHGGRTVAVPVLERAGHARFALAVRGAPELITDARLDWYLAQARACARALEVLLLAPAERREPGERVG
- a CDS encoding TetR/AcrR family transcriptional regulator encodes the protein MSGSAGSGTGTKTDGRVERGNQTRRLVLGRTMDIASVEGLEGLSLGRIATELELSKSGVFALFGSKEELQLATVRAAVAVFAGRVVAPLEDLPPGARRVRELCRNWLAYSAERVFAGGCFFYAVSAEFDARTGPVHDAVAGTRRDWTAYVEGALTQARAVGEFVEDLDVEQLAFEVIALMEAANARSVLFGDPGSYARAERGITARLFTSATDKGRAALADPA